Proteins encoded within one genomic window of Gammaproteobacteria bacterium:
- a CDS encoding response regulator yields MKTILIVDDEPSVRKMLQRMLATATHKVLEAGNGIEAEALIVSNEVDLLITDIVMPEKHGIDLIMTLKEKLPELPIIAISGGGGVTGRFDYLEVAALVGARNVLRKPFQADELRQLVDEIIT; encoded by the coding sequence ATGAAAACAATATTGATTGTTGATGACGAGCCCTCAGTACGAAAAATGCTACAGAGGATGTTGGCAACGGCGACCCATAAGGTGCTGGAAGCCGGAAACGGTATTGAGGCGGAGGCACTTATTGTAAGTAATGAAGTGGATCTGCTGATTACCGATATTGTCATGCCAGAGAAACATGGTATTGATCTGATTATGACGCTTAAGGAAAAATTACCGGAGCTACCGATTATCGCAATATCAGGTGGTGGCGGTGTGACAGGACGTTTTGATTATTTAGAAGTTGCTGCCCTGGTCGGGGCAAGAAATGTTTTGAGAAAACCCTTTCAGGCTGATGAGCTGCGTCAACTGGTTGATGAGATTATTACTTAG
- a CDS encoding PAS domain S-box protein codes for MSLVNDFLLKNPALMSSSLEATPEGIVITDRLGVILWVNPAYEKMTGYELAEVEGKTPRVLKSGKQDVGFYKNLWDTIIKGDIWSGNLWNKRKDGSIYIEEQTITPVSAGDGEITHYIAIKRDITQQHELQKHFQRAQKIEAIGQLTGSIAHNFNNKLATILGYAELGKEWCEQSGNSELKDYLDEIYMAGSAASDLVKQMVAFSQNSAESHQLVQLPAIIKESLKVLTSVLPSSVRIQLDMPDNTKQVRVDPVHIHQMLIILITNACDAMNEKGHIELGVRLYTAEDAFCASCESRIVGDFVELYVRDTGKGITQYDRQRIFMPFYTTDEMSGKTGMGLSALHGVLHEQGGHIIVESVAGEYSLFRLLFPVASPEAEGEVEAEVSSQVVDPIYQSEARILVVDDEVALAEFIAEVLGHHGYRVHLEYDSKSALNHFSHHIDDYDLLIADQDMPYMTGIELAQEVLALRGNIPVILMTGYSDKQYEGVQGIDSVLYKPFQSSDLLKNIDKLV; via the coding sequence ATGAGTTTAGTGAATGATTTTTTATTAAAAAACCCGGCATTGATGTCTTCTTCTCTGGAGGCGACACCGGAAGGTATTGTTATTACTGACAGGCTTGGGGTTATTTTATGGGTTAATCCTGCCTATGAAAAGATGACCGGTTATGAGCTGGCTGAGGTCGAAGGGAAAACACCTCGTGTTTTGAAGTCAGGCAAGCAGGATGTAGGTTTTTATAAAAATCTTTGGGATACGATTATTAAGGGAGATATCTGGAGTGGAAATCTCTGGAACAAGAGAAAGGATGGTTCAATTTATATAGAAGAACAGACCATCACACCGGTTTCTGCTGGTGATGGTGAAATTACTCATTATATTGCAATCAAGCGTGATATTACGCAGCAACATGAGTTGCAGAAACATTTTCAGCGTGCGCAAAAGATCGAGGCCATTGGTCAGTTAACCGGTAGTATTGCGCATAATTTTAACAATAAACTGGCGACAATACTGGGCTATGCCGAACTCGGTAAGGAATGGTGTGAACAGTCGGGTAATAGTGAGCTTAAAGATTATCTGGATGAGATCTATATGGCAGGCTCTGCTGCCAGTGATCTGGTTAAGCAGATGGTGGCGTTTAGTCAGAATAGTGCGGAAAGTCACCAATTGGTTCAGTTGCCTGCAATCATCAAGGAGTCATTGAAGGTATTAACATCCGTATTACCATCATCGGTGCGTATTCAGTTGGATATGCCGGATAATACCAAACAGGTTCGTGTTGATCCGGTGCATATTCATCAGATGCTAATTATTTTAATAACCAATGCCTGTGATGCGATGAATGAGAAAGGTCATATTGAACTGGGAGTTCGATTGTATACGGCAGAGGATGCCTTTTGTGCCTCCTGTGAAAGTCGTATTGTGGGTGATTTTGTCGAGCTGTATGTGCGGGATACCGGGAAGGGTATAACTCAGTATGATAGGCAACGTATCTTTATGCCTTTTTATACAACCGATGAAATGTCGGGTAAGACAGGTATGGGTCTGTCGGCATTGCATGGCGTTCTGCATGAGCAGGGTGGGCATATTATAGTGGAGTCAGTGGCGGGCGAGTATTCATTATTCCGTCTGCTATTTCCGGTAGCGTCGCCTGAGGCAGAAGGCGAAGTGGAAGCTGAGGTCTCTTCGCAGGTGGTTGACCCTATATATCAATCAGAGGCTCGTATCCTGGTGGTGGATGATGAAGTGGCGCTGGCTGAATTTATTGCCGAAGTGCTTGGTCATCATGGTTATCGGGTCCATCTGGAATATGATAGTAAGTCTGCATTGAACCATTTTAGCCATCATATTGATGATTATGACCTGTTGATTGCCGATCAGGATATGCCTTATATGACGGGAATTGAACTGGCTCAGGAGGTGTTGGCATTGCGTGGGAATATCCCTGTGATCCTGA